The window CCCTTATTTATGGAAGCAAATTAGCTATTGCCATTGAAGAGCTTCCTACTATAATCCATTCTACATTAGGTGGAGGAACTTGGGTAGTGAGAAGTATTGAAGGTGGAGTAAAAAATGCTTTAATAGTTCCTGAAAAATGTGAATTATTTATAGACAGATATACTGTTCCGGGAGAAACTTATGAAGTTTGTGAAAAACAAATTTTAGAAGCTGCTGAAAAATTAGGACTATCTGGTAAAGTAGATGTTAGATTAAAACCTAGAAAGTCAGCATATATGGAACCATTTGCATTGGAAGAAGCTCATATATTAGTTCAAACTGTAAAAGAAACTTTCAAAGAAGTTACTGGTGATGAAATCAGAATTGAGTTTGACAAGTCAGTTTGTGATTCTAATATATTAGCTAATTCATTAAATATTCCTACAGTAACTTTTGGCCCTTCTGGAGGAAATATGCATGGAGCAAATGAGTATGGACATCTTCACCAAGTACTTGCTGCTACAAAAATTTACATAAAAACTGTTTCAAAACTTTCAAAATAACACCATATTAAATATTTTTGAAACTATTAAGAAAGAGAATGGGCAATCCATTCTCTTTCTTACATATGCAATATTACTTTTTTGGTGTGAATCTTCTGTCTACTAAAGTATATTTATAAGGATTAAAAGCTATTTTAGCTAATTTAAAATTTTGTATTCCTACTGGTATTCCTATTATTGTGATACATTGTAATATTCCAGCTATAATATGTGATATAGCCAACCATATTCCTAAAAATATTATCCAAAAAAATGCTGATATTGGTCTTGGTGGCTCTCCATATTCAGTTTTCAGTACTATATCTTTTCCAAAAGGTGTGAGACATGAAGCTGCCATTTCAAAACAACCTCTTGCAAATGGTATTGTAACTATCAATATTGTACTTATTATCCCAGCTACAAACCATTCAAAAGCTAGAACAAGTCCTCCTAAAAATAACCATATAATATTTAATAATAAACTCATAATTCCTTGTATGATAAAAGCGTGGTAAATATTTATCATACTTCCTCCTTTTCTAATTTATTCTGATATATAACTTTAGTTTAATAAATCTTTAATACTATTAAAAATAACACTCCTTACATCTTTATTTTCTAAAGATATTTCTTTTATAAGATTTTTTATTCTCAATCTTCTTGAATTTTCATTCACTTCATATGGACAATCAGATTTTATTACAGGAAGTCCTAATTTACTTACATATCTTATTATATCTTTTTCTTCAACAAATGCAAGTGGTCTTATTATTTTAATACCATATTCCTCTGAAAGATAGCAGGGTTTCATCATTTTCATATTTCCCTGATAAAAAACATTCATAAGAAATGTCTCTATTATATCATCTTTATGATGACCTAAAGCTAATTTATTTATATCTTGTTCTTTCGCCATTCTGTAAAGAATTCCTCTTCTTATTCTCCCACATAAAAAACATGGATTTTTCACTTCCTTTTCTCCAAAAAGCATATCACTTAAATTTGTATCCTCTATCTGAAGTTTTAATCCTAATTTTTCACAATATTTTTCTATTACTTCAAAAGAGGCTTTATCAGTATTAGGATGTATATGAATAGGAATGATTTCAAAATCTAAATTGGCTATCTTTTTTATTCTTACCAAAGCATTTAAAACAGTCAAACTATCTTTTCCTCCTGATACTCCTACTGCTATTCTGTCTCCTGCTTCTATCATATTATAATTATGCATTGCACGTCCTATTGGACTCCATATAGTTTTACTGAAACTTTTATTTTCTATAAAATTTAATATATTATTTTTTTTTACTATTTCTTCCATTATTATTCCTCTACTTTATTAGTATTCCTTTTATTTCCTCTTGTATATCCTACAACATAATCAAGATTTATATTTCTCATAGAATTGAATATACTTTGTTTTACATTTGGATTTTTTTCTTCTAACCTATTTAAAATATTCTTTATTTCTTTCCTTTTTGAATCTATTTTTCCAGACTCAACAGGACAACCACATCCCATAGCCTCTATCTCATTTTTTTGAGTGTATGCTATTATATCTTTTTCTTTTATATATATCATAGGTCTTATAAGTTCCATTTTTCCACTTGTAGATTTTACCTTTGGTATCATTGTTTTTACAGTTCCTGCATAAAACATATTTATCATAGTAGTTTCTACCATATCATCAAAGTGATGTCCTAGAACAAGCTTATTGTATCCAAGCTCTTCTACTTTATTATAAAGCACTCCCCTTCTCATTTTAGCACATAAAAAACATGGTCTTTCGGGGTCTTCCTTAAATGCAATTTCCCATACATTAGACTCAAACACTTCACATGGTATCTCTAATTCTTCAAGATTGGACTTAAACTTCTCCATATCCATAGCTTCAAAACCTGGATTCATAGAAATAAAAGCTACTTCAAAATTTTTACTTTTATCTTTTTTCATCTCTTGAAATAATTTACATAAAAGAAGACTATCTTTCCCTCCTGATACTCCTACTGCTATTTTATCTCCATCTTCTATAAGATTAAAGTCCTTTATGGCTTTTACAAATTTAGTCCATATTTTTTTCCTGTATGTAGTCCTCAAACTCTCTAAAGCTATTTCTCCTTTTTTCATCTGTTCCTCCTTTTGTGATATGATATTATAATATTTTTTCCTATTTCTGTCTAGGATGTGGTATAATTTATTCAAACATATTTTATACGAAAGGAAAAATCATGACTGATATTGAAATAAGACTTATAAGATTTCTTCTTACTTCATCTGTCTACAGTGACAATGCTGTTATGAAAAATTTAGGAATAAATGAAGAGGAACTTATAGCTGCTTATAATTCCCTTGAAAAGAATGGGTATCTGGAATCATATAAAGAATATGAAGCTAGAAATCCTAAAAAAGGATGTTCTTCTAACTGCTGTAGTGAGAAGAATTGCAGCAGCTGTAATAGCTGTAGCATGGATAATACTTTTGATACATCAAAAATAAAAATAATTACAATAAAAGCTATCTTAGAATTTGATAATTATTAACTTGAAGCTAAAAAATAAAAGTTGGCATGGATTTATGCCAACTTTTTATTTTATTTTTTATCTTTTTCTTTAAACTCTCCAAATAAAGTACTAAATGTAGTTAGATTTTGAAGTTCTGATGGAATAATTATCTTAGTAGACTTGCCATCTGCAACTTTACTAAATGTATCCATTCCTTTAATCATAAGTACTTCTTTACTTGCATCTGCTTCTTTTAATAACTTGATAGCTTCTGCTTCTGCTCTTTGTACTGACAAAATAGCTTCTGCTTTACCTTGAGCTTCTTTGATTGCAACTTCTTTTTGACCTTCTGCTCTCAAGATAGCTGATTGCTTTTCTGCTTCTGCTCTTAAGATTTGTGATTCTTTTTCTCCTTCTGCTACAAGGATAGCTGATTTTTTCTGTCCTTCTGCTCTCAAGATAGCTTCTCTTCTTTCTCTTTCTGCTTTCATCTGTCTTTCCATTGCATCCTGAATTTCTCTAGGTGGAATTATATTTTTTAACTCTACTCTATTTATTTTCATTCCCCATGGATCTGTAGCTTCATCAAGAATAGCTCTCATCTCAGTATTAATAGTATCTCTTGAAGTTAAAGTGGAATCAAGTTCCATATCTCCTATTATATTTCTAAGAGTAGTAGCAGTAAGATTTTCTATAGCATTCATAGGATTTTCTACTCCATATGTATATAGTTTAGGGTCTGTAATTTGAAAATATATTACAGAATCTATCTGCATGGTTACATTGTCTTTAGTTATAACAGGCTGAGGCTTAAAATCAATAACCTGTTCTTTTAAAGAAACCCTTTTTGCAACTCTGTCAATGAAAGGAACAAGAAAGTTTATTCCAACATTCCAAGTTTCCTTATATCCCCCAAGTCTTTCTATTACATAAGCTCTTGATTGAGGTACTATTCTTACATGAAAAGCTATCAATACTACAACAAATACAAATAATAAAAATATAATAAATGAACCCATTTTTTTCCTCCTTATTAAATTAATAATACATTTAAATCATATCATAAAATGGCTTTAAATAAAACAGGTAATTTTAAATAAAATTTTCTCAATTCTGTATTTCACCTTTACTTCTAATTTTTTATTACCCATTAAAAAAAGAGACTGAAAATTTTCAGTCTCGACATATTTTATTAAAATAATCCTGGAATATTAATTCCTCCAGTTACTTTGCCCATTTCAGCTTCTGCTAATTCATCAGCTTGTCTCATTGCTTCTTTTATAGCTGAAAGAATAAGATCTTCAAGCATTTCTTTATCTTCAACAGCTTCTTTAACTATTTCATCGCTTAATTTAACTTCTAATAATTCTTTTTGCCCATTGACCTTTACTGTAACAGCTCCTCCACCAACTGATGCTGTTAATTCTTTTTCTTTAAGCCCTTCTTGAACAACCATCATTTGTTGCTGCATAGATTGAGCTTGCTTTAATATATCCATCTGGTTTGAAGCTCCATTACCTGTTCTTCCACCTTTTAATTTTCTTACCATTAATTTTTCCTCCTAAAATTTTTGTTCTTTACGATTGATTATATCATAGTATCTCATATTTTTTCAACCTATAAGTTTATATATCATATGGAAAATAATATATAGGTTTAAAATAAAGTTCTTTTTCAAAAATAAAAGAATCATATTTTTCTAACATTTTCACTGCTGGTACATACCTTTTTAAAATAGAATCATAATTTGGAGCATTTATTACTTCAATTGTGTCATAGTCTGCTAATTTAAGATCATCAGCAAGACCTTTTACTGCATTTTCTAATCCCCCTATCTCATCTATTAATCCTAGCTCTAATGCTTCCTCTCCAAGCCATACTTTTCCTTGAGCTATTCGCTCTACATGTTGCTTATTCAATTTTCTTCCAAAAGATACTGTATCTAAAAATTCATTATACACTTTTAAATTTGAAGCATAAAGTTTATCTCTTTTGTCTGCATCAAAATCTTTTACCATGGAGTAAATGTCT of the Fusobacterium sp. genome contains:
- a CDS encoding ATP-binding protein, with product MKKGEIALESLRTTYRKKIWTKFVKAIKDFNLIEDGDKIAVGVSGGKDSLLLCKLFQEMKKDKSKNFEVAFISMNPGFEAMDMEKFKSNLEELEIPCEVFESNVWEIAFKEDPERPCFLCAKMRRGVLYNKVEELGYNKLVLGHHFDDMVETTMINMFYAGTVKTMIPKVKSTSGKMELIRPMIYIKEKDIIAYTQKNEIEAMGCGCPVESGKIDSKRKEIKNILNRLEEKNPNVKQSIFNSMRNINLDYVVGYTRGNKRNTNKVEE
- a CDS encoding YbaB/EbfC family nucleoid-associated protein, coding for MVRKLKGGRTGNGASNQMDILKQAQSMQQQMMVVQEGLKEKELTASVGGGAVTVKVNGQKELLEVKLSDEIVKEAVEDKEMLEDLILSAIKEAMRQADELAEAEMGKVTGGINIPGLF
- a CDS encoding YccF domain-containing protein, which encodes MINIYHAFIIQGIMSLLLNIIWLFLGGLVLAFEWFVAGIISTILIVTIPFARGCFEMAASCLTPFGKDIVLKTEYGEPPRPISAFFWIIFLGIWLAISHIIAGILQCITIIGIPVGIQNFKLAKIAFNPYKYTLVDRRFTPKK
- a CDS encoding SPFH domain-containing protein is translated as MGSFIIFLLFVFVVVLIAFHVRIVPQSRAYVIERLGGYKETWNVGINFLVPFIDRVAKRVSLKEQVIDFKPQPVITKDNVTMQIDSVIYFQITDPKLYTYGVENPMNAIENLTATTLRNIIGDMELDSTLTSRDTINTEMRAILDEATDPWGMKINRVELKNIIPPREIQDAMERQMKAERERREAILRAEGQKKSAILVAEGEKESQILRAEAEKQSAILRAEGQKEVAIKEAQGKAEAILSVQRAEAEAIKLLKEADASKEVLMIKGMDTFSKVADGKSTKIIIPSELQNLTTFSTLFGEFKEKDKK
- a CDS encoding tRNA 2-thiocytidine biosynthesis TtcA family protein yields the protein MEEIVKKNNILNFIENKSFSKTIWSPIGRAMHNYNMIEAGDRIAVGVSGGKDSLTVLNALVRIKKIANLDFEIIPIHIHPNTDKASFEVIEKYCEKLGLKLQIEDTNLSDMLFGEKEVKNPCFLCGRIRRGILYRMAKEQDINKLALGHHKDDIIETFLMNVFYQGNMKMMKPCYLSEEYGIKIIRPLAFVEEKDIIRYVSKLGLPVIKSDCPYEVNENSRRLRIKNLIKEISLENKDVRSVIFNSIKDLLN